The genomic interval AGAAGCATGATTATTTAGTTTTTAGAAAGTTAATTATTTTGTTCTTGTTCAAATAAAGCAATCCTAAACAGCATAGAAACGTAATCAGAGCGAGAGTAAACAAAAGCCCGCCATCATTTTTAACTTCAATTCCTAAAACAAATAAATGCGAAAAGACAGCGCCCGTCATAACGCCGATTCCGCCTAAAGCGCCAAGCCACGTTGTTTTCGGAATCAAAATTAAAATCGCAAAAATCAGTTCGGCAATTCCAGATCCTAATCGTCCGTAGGGTTCAATCCCTAAAGTCGAAAAAATATAAATACTTTCCGGTGCTCCTGTAAATTTAAAATACAAAGTCTGCAGTAAAATTACAGATGCGGTCAGCCTCAAAACCCAGAGTATTACTTGTGTTTTCATGACCTTAGTTTTTATATATTTTTTTCCAATTCGTATCTGCTTTCCCTTTTAAATTATCCTGATCTTTGTTCCAGCTTTTCAATGTATTATTAAAATAGGCATTGTAGAACAAATACAGTCTGCCATCGACAATTTTAAAAGTTTCAGGATTTATTTCGACTTTTTCTCCGGTGCTCCCCATGGCATAAGCACACCAGCCGCCATATTGAGGTTCGTATTTTAATGGATTTTTTAAGAACGCATTTTTATTTTCAGCAGAAGAAAAATTATAAGTCACGCCCTGATACGAAACCGAAATTTCTTTTTTCCCCTTAACTGCTTTTCCCTGATTAAAATATCCAACAGGATCATAACCCTGGATACCTGCCTTGTTTTCTAAATTATACTGGCTGATTCTTTTTGCATCGTTTTGAGCAAATGAACTGCCTGAAATTAAAATCAATAACAATAATGCCAGCTTTTTCATCTTTAATTTATTTTAAGTTTTTTAATACTGATACCAATAATTCTGTTGAGATACGCTGTTTAAAATCGGGGGCGATATATTCAAAAAGTATATCAGCATCGGTGTTTACTACAAAAACTGATGGAACTGGCAGTAAGCTGTTATTGATTCCATTAGAATGTACGTTAATTGCCTCTTTGTAGTTTTCCGGAGCCTGATAATCAATCCCTACCGCTTTTATTAATTCCATGTTTGAATCTGAAAGCAAACTGTATTTTACTTTGTCTTTTTCTTCTGTTGTTTTTAGATTTTCAGGAGAATCCGGACTTACAGCAATAATCTGGTAGCCTAAATCGATAATTTGTTCTTCGGCTCCGGCCAATGACTGTAAATGGATATTGCAATACGGACACCATCCGCCGCGATAAAAAACAAGAACCGTTTTTTTCTTTTTTAGTATGTCTAAAATATTAACCTCTACATTTTCAGGTGTTTTCAAAGTTGCGTTTGGAATTTTTTCACCAATTAATAAAGGTGCAATATCCATTGCCGATTTAGGAACCGGCTTTTGTGCATGAGCAGCCGAAGTCAGGGCTGCCAGAAATATTAAAAGTATTTTTTTCATAGTGCATTTGTTTTACATCTTTTTGATGATGTAAAATTACAGCACTGCGAAAAAGCAAAATGTCGGCTAATTTACACTTTGCCTAAAATAATTATAGTTTACTTATATCTGGAATTATAATTTCCTTTCTGTTGTAACTCAAGAGCTGGTTAATTTCCATTTCATTGAGTAACTGTGCAGCGGTTTGCCTCGAAGTACAGATAATCTGAGCAATATCATTTTGGGTTAAATAATTTTCGATAGCTACCGTGTTTCCATTTCTAACACCTTCCTTTTCTGCCCAGTCTTTAAGGAACTGATACATTCTGGTTTTGGCGTCTTTAGAAATTAAATTGGCATAACTGTTCTTGACGCGTTTCATTTTTAAACCCACAAATTTGGTATATGAAATTGCGAGAGTAGGATTTCGAAGCAATAAATCTTCAAAATCAGCCATTAAAAAACTGCAGATTACTACATCATCAGAAAGTACCTTTGCATATTCCTGCTCTTTAGCATCCGTTTCCAAAGTCAATTCGCCAAATAAATCTCCTTTTTGAATAATGTCTTTTATTGTTTCATTGCCATCATCATCAATGGCAACTATTTTTATATTTCCTTTTTTAAGTAAAAAAATACGAGGTACATCTGAAGAGGAAAAATAAATAATTTCACCTTTAGCTGCTTTTTTAAAACCTGTGATAATACACAATTGCTTAATTTGTGAATAGCTCAGCGTTCTAAACAATTTGTGATCCCTTAAATACCAATACTTTAATTCCTCGTACATAGACTAATAGCTGTTATTTCAGTAAATATAATAATTATAACATGTACATGCTGCAAAACTAATCTGATTATGCATTGCTTAATCTAAAGAGGGATTCGCTGTACGTAAGGGATTAAACTATTATTTAATTCAATAATCAATAACCAAAGGACAAATGGAAAATAAAACCGTGGAAGCCAATAAAATGTTAACCGACAAAGGGATTAACATTTCCCTAGACAAAGCTGCTGAACCATATGATTCATAGCAACTTAAAAGATGTAATTTTCAACAAGATCTTGCCATACGGTCGTAACTTCATTCAAATAAGATTCTCCGCACAAGATGTTTTAATTGCAGCGCATCCCTCTTCATAACACTATCGATGGTTATTACTTTATAAAATATTTCATTTCTAAATTGCTGAATTCTCATTTAAGAGGCCAGTTCATTTCAAAAACAAAAAAACAAAAAGAGAACTACTAAAAATCAATATTTTAACTTTAAAAAAAACACTTATTTCTTACATTTGTTTTAAAATAAAAAAGTCTTATGAAATATTTTATTCTTATTTTAATGGTTTCAGGATCTGTATTTACAATTTTGGGCTTATTGTTTCCTTTATATTATCTATTCACTTTTAAATTTAAAGAGGATTTCTATGTCTGCAATAATCTGACTATGGGAATTATGTTTACACTGACCGCTTTATTGTTTACCTTTTTTAATGAGTTGCATTTAAAAAATAAATAAAGCCTTTCTATAAGATGCTGAAAAATATCGCGGCAATATGCAAGCTTTTAAATACATTGAGCCGCTTATCATTATTTTGGTTTAAATGTGTCATCATCTATTACCAACTAATTTTAAAAATGAGGCAGCCCAAAAATTTCCACAAAAACAGGTTCATTTTACAATTAATCTATCATTGAAAGTTTTGTGCATTATTTGTAGCGCAGACTTTTTAAATCTTTCTTAGATCATTAAAATCAAATTATTACCTACTTAGATTCGAATCACAGGGCTTCGTTGTTGAAAATTAAAAACAGTTAAATAATTCAAAGAAATAATTAGAGTTATATTCTGATTGAATGATACATTGATTTGTTTATGGTTTATTTCTATAATTTGAGTATTAATTTGAGTTGGGTGCAGAATCGGTACATTTAGATTTAACAATAGCTTAAAACCGTAACAAAACCATTTAAAAGTTTAAGTTCGCATAAATAAAAGGGTTCGTGTCTTAGAATTAAGTACAAAGAACCCTTTTCAGAAAATAGCTACAAATTAACTGAGTCGCAGCCAGTTTTATTGCTGCTCTGCCGAGACTTTAAAATTGATTTATCTCTGATTTAACTTAATAAAAGAAATATTATGAGAGGTGCGAGCCTATTTTAAAATGTTTTAAAGATTTGCCTTTATGTTTACGTAATGCCCTAAAACAGTTTGCTCGGGAGCCAAATCCGCAGATAAGTGACATTTTTTCAATAGATAGATTCTTGAATACAGGGTCATTTAGATTTTCCAGCAAGTATTGAATTCTTTTTAAATTTATATAATCATTAAAATTTACCCCAAACTCGGCATTAATCAGATACGAAATTTTATGCCCGGTAATTCCTGTTTCTTCCGACAGCTGGGCCAGACAGAAATCTTTATTTAAAAAAAGCTTTTTGGAATTCGTGATAAATTCTATTCTTACCAAGCATTCTTCTTTTTCTTCCTTTGTTAATCTGCCAAACATATTAGCCATATGTTTATTTTTTTAAAATTATTTTAATTTAATACCGCTGATTGGACAGATGTTACATTGGCAGATACCATCTAAAACCAAGCCTTACCCCAAAGTTCGCTGAGTTTCTGGGATATCCGTCAGATCTGAAAGCCATGACTTCAGGCTCGATATAGGCATTGTATTTTAATTTGCCCGACCATATATATCCAACCCTGAAATCCATCGGTATGGCAACTTTCCCGGTTTTGTAATCAATCTGCCACTCGGGCTCAATACCTGCATAGATGCCGTTTGGCCATGTGTAGAAGACATTTGGCTGCAGCACTGCATAGGCTGATGAACCGTACTTTCCATTTCCCGATATAGAGAAAAAGTTTTCCCAGATCCAGTACATCTGCCATTTTCCAAGATCTGTGAAAGTAACTGTGAAAGCTGGACCGATACTCCACTGGGGAGAACCAAGCTGGTCGTCGGTTCTTGTAGGTATCTGAATATTCCATCCCGCACCAAACTCCCCCCAGTCTTTCTTAGTGAGAAGAAAAAACTGGTTCAAAGTCAGATCTCCCAATCCAGTTTTGCCGTCTGGCGCCGTATTTAAAAAAGTAATAACCCTTATTAGCTGCGGCACTTTAATTAAAAATCCTTCTTTCAAAGGAATTATCCCCCTGAAACGAAAATTTTGTGCGAATCCATCCTGTCCCTCAGTCTTAAAAATTGCATATTCTTCCAATTGCAGCTGCCATGCCAGAGTTGTCGGGTTCATCACTTCCTGTGATAGTTTTACCGAAGTGGCACCGCTCTGTGGTTCCTTGTTTTCTTCGGTTTCCTGCGCCGCCCCAGCAATGCACCCCGCGAAGAGCATCACTAATGACGCAGCATAATCTCTGGCGCCTTTTGCTTCCCGGTTAAATATTTTTAATTTCATAGTTCGCATTTTAATTAGTTAATTGTCAGGAAAAATCACTTTCCAATCCATTTTCATGTCCGCAAAAGCCCAATTTTTAGCCTTTCCCTCATCAAGTCCTTTATTGAGTGTCCCCACTGGAGATTTTCTGTCATATGCCCATTCGCGGATAGAATCTGTGTGGTGGACATACAATTCAAAATTCTTGTATTTATTGGAAGCGGCCCACTGCAGCATCTGAAGGTCACCGTCTGAATTTCCTGCTGCGAAAACCGGTTTTTTTCCAATATACTTTTCTATTGCAACTGGTTTTCCTTCTTTGTCATCATTAAAATCCAGAGCAGGCAGTTTTGTTATCACCGGTTTGCCATTGTTGTATTCATATTTTGCCTGAAGGGTACTGCCTACAATCTGGTCTTTTGGGATTCCGTAGACATCCTCAGCCCACGCGCGCATGAAATCTATACCTCCTCCAGAAACAATAAATACTTTGAACTGGTTTGCCTGAAGATATTGAACCAATTCAAGCATAGGCTGGTAAATGAGGTCTTTGTAAAGTTTTTTCTTTGTCGGATGCTGTGCGGTGCCGATCCATTTGCTGACACTGGCTTCAAACTCATCGGTAGACATTCCTGCATGGCTGACGGCCACAATCTGCAGCAGTCCTGCCTTTCCCTGCTTCATCAGTTCTGCCATATTATTTTCCAAAACTGCCTTAAAAGGCTGCTTGTTCTTCCATTCAGGATGTTTCGGAGCTAAGGCCTTGATCTGATACAAGGCGAAGAAAAGCTGGAAATAAAAAGGCTGTTCTGCCCATAAAGTTCCGTCATTGTCGAAAGTTGCGATGCGGTCCTTTACAGGTATAAAATTAGGGCTTTCATTATTGGTTACATCTTTTACATAGGCAATGATGTCCTGTTTTACTTTTGTATCGTTCCACGAGCTCAGAGGAGAATTATTCTCAGATGAGATTTCTTGGGCCGGCACATCTTTATTCTGGTCTTTTGCCGTTTCTTTTTTACAGCCTGAGGCTAGTGCCATTAATAACAAAAAAAAGGCCAATTTAAATCGGGGGTGTTTTATTGTCTTTTTCATCTTTTTTTCTATAAATATTTCGGATTAAAAAAGTCTTGATTCAAAAAAAGGTGGAATTTTTAATCCACCTTTTTTAAAGTTAAGATTTAGTTGAATTAATATTTGACATCTTCAGGCAGTTTCATGCCTTTTTCTTCCATTAATTTTTTTGCTTCCTGGATATTTCTGAACCTTGTGATTGTTTCATTGCCTAAATAGACTTCTCCCTGCATGGGTCTTGGAGGGTACTGGATATATGTTTTCATCAGGTCTTGAATAGCCTTATTGAAAACTGGAAGCGTCCATGTTTTTTCTGTAAAGCTGTTCATAAACAGATCATAGCGCTCCTGCGGATCCTGCCACAGATCATAAATGGCTGGAACAGTTGCAATGTATGTTTCGTCACCTCTCCATCCAAGCTGTTGTCCCGGAGCATCACTTCCTGCCTGCGCCCCATTATCTCCTCTCGTATTATAAACCGCTTTAAAGTGGCTCACTCGCACTGCACCAGGAGATAATTCAGATTCCGTGAAATAAAACCAGTTATTGCGAAGCGGTTTGCCTTTCTGGAATAATACATTGGACATATCGTAACTGTCAAAAACCATAGGTTTACCTTCACGGTCATTTTTAGGAAGTTCCACACCGGCCAGGCTGGCAAAAGTTGCCATCAGATCAAGCCCTCCTACTATATTATGATTTTGTTTTCCTGCTTCTATCTGCCCTGGCCACCATGCAATTGCAGGAACTCGGCTTCCTCCTTCTCTGTCTGTTCCTTTTGAACCTCTAAAAGGCGTATAGCCTGCATCAGGATGTACGTCCTGCCATGCCCCATTATCAACAGTATAAATTACAATGGTATTTTCTGCAATTCCCAGTTTTTTGATCTCATCCATCACTCGTCCGACATTATAGTCCATCTCCATTACGCAGTCGGCATATTTGCTGGCCCCGGGAGATTTTCCCTTAAATTTTTTAGACGGCAGGTTAGGCTGGTGGTTTTTGGCAAAGTTCACACACATGAAAAACGGATCCTTAGCCGCTGCATAGGAATCCAGCTGTTTTAAGACATTATCAGTCTTCATCATGTCCAGCTCAGCAATATTTTCCTCGGTAACTTTAGAAACCTCTCTAACTTTTCCTCCAGCCTCACCTTCCAATACTCCAGTGGTTACTTTCTTAAAAAAAGCCAGCATTTCAGGAGTCATATCAGGATTCCAAGATTGGAAAGCATAGGTATATGCATTCAAATGATACAACACCACATTCTGCATTTTATCAAAACCGTGTGCAGTAGGCATCGCATAATCAGCTTCTCCTAAATGCCATTTCCCGGAGAAGTAGGTTTTGTAATTCGCTTTCTTTAAAACAGAGGCCAAGGTCCACTCACCTGCTGGCAGACCTCCTCCCTGGCCCTGAAAGGCTACCGTTGTCATACCGCTTCTGTTAGGAATGCGTCCGGTTATCATAGCCGCTCTTCCCGGTGTGCAACTCGGCTGTCCGTAAAACTCCCAAAACTGCATTCCTTCTTTGGCCATTTTATCCAGATTGGGAGTAGGCATGCCGCGTGACTCACCTCCACCATACACTCCAAGATCTCCCCATCCAGTATCATCAGAAATCAACATTATAATATTAGGTTTCTTTTTGGATTGGGCTTCTACATTGATAAATAACAGCAGCAGCAAACTAGTTAAAACTATCGATAAAGCTTTTTTCTTCATAATTGCAATATTTATAAATTAGTATTACTAAAATTAAGTTATTGCCAAAACAAAGAACTCAAAATCAAACAGTTTGATGTTGCAAATTATAATCTGCAACCAAATTTTCTAAAAATGAAACAATCGCTTGCTTCACAAATGATGAAAAGTGTGCTCTCCTATTATAAAATTTCTTCCATTATAAAATTAAAGACATCGTTCTGCAATTTCTATGGGGACACCCAAACAGCTTGAAGCAATAAATTTGGAGTGGATGCTGTATTGCTGCAAAAAGTTAAATAGATTTTAAACGATATTCACCCAACCAAAGTTTTGCGACAAAATCTTCACACTTGTTTTTTGGAGTTGGTGCTTTTCTGTCATAAAAATCCAAATCTTTTTTTAAGATTTTAATTAAAGAAACTTACTTTAAAGTTTTCAATATACACTTTTTTAAATCCACCTCAATCAAAAGCTTTACAACCTAAAATTGATCAGAATCGCCGCGTCTCACGAACAAAACAGCAGAGATCCACTATTTAATCGGAGTCAGACAAAAACTGCTGCCCCTCTTTCTTCCCTTAGATAAAAATACTTTTAAAATACTTCACTTCAAGCAACCGCCTTCAACAGCCAAAATCAAAATAAAAAAATCTAAAACAAATAAAAGCAGTCTAAAGTAACTAACATCTGGAAAGAAAGAAAGAAAGAAAGAAAGAAAGAAAGAAAGAAAGAAAGAAAGAAAGATCCCATTAAAACCAATAAATCCTGCCCTGCAAACCACCTTTGGGCAGTTTCCAAATTTAATTACTGCCTGTGCAAAAGAAAACCCTGAAAACCAATATCAATATCTACTAAATATTTCGTATTTTTGACTTTAAACTAGTACTTTTTTTAGAAATTATAATTTGGGAGATATTGCCTTAAGGAATAATGTGAAGATTTTTGGACAAGGTAATGATGCTTTGCTTTTTGCTCATGGTTTTGGCTGCGACCAGAATATGTGGCGGCTTATCACCCCGGCTTTCAGTCAAAATTACCGGATTATTGTTTTTGACTATGTAGGTTGCGGCAAATCTGAAGCAAGTGCTTATAATATTGAACGTTATTCTACTCTTGACGGTTACGCTCAGGATCTGATTGAAATCTGTGAGGAGCTAAATTTAAAAAACATAACCTTTGTCGGACATTCGGTCAGTGCCATGATAGGCGCTGTGGCACTTATCAAAAAGACTGCCCTTTTTAGCAGCATGGTCTGGATCGGACCGTCGCCCTGTTATGTCAATGATGATATTTATACAGGCGGTTTTGATAAAAAAGACCTAGATGACTTATTGGATATAATGGAAAATAATTACTTAGGATGGGCAGGTTTTTTAGCTCCTGCCATAATGAAAAACGGCGACCGTCCTGAATTGGCTTCTGAATTGGAGGAAAGTTTCTGCGCAACAGACACCTTCATTACAAAACGTTTTGCTAAAGTTACATTTTTCTCAGACAATCGAAATGACTTATCAAAAATTAAAATTCCAGTGCTCATTATGCAGTGCGCCGACGACATTATCGCTCCAGAATCAGTAGGAGACTACATTTCTGCGAAAGTTGCAAACAGTAAAATAGTTAGGATGAAAGCCACAGGGCACTGCCCCCATTTAAGCCATCCAAAAGAAACAATCCAGATAATCCAGGATTTCTTAGCTGAAAACAATTATAGTAATGCCTAGTTCTTCCGGCCAATTTAAGGACAATTTCCCCTGTTACCAGTTTTCATTTTCTAATAACGGGCTCATAACTGCAATTAACGATTATTTCCTTAAAGATTTAGGATATGAAGTTTCCGAAATTAAGTATAAAATGCGAATTGAAGATTTACTGACTGCAGGCGGGAGAATTTACCTCCAGACACATTTTTATCCACTGATAAAAATGCAGAGAGCCGCAAATGAAGTTTACCTTTCATTTGTCACCAGTGACCAGCGGCAGCTCCCAGTATTGTTTAATATGGCATTAGCCGGAAATAATGATACCTACACAGTGTACTGTGCAGGAATGCAGATATCAAAGCGAAATCTTCACGAGAAAGAACTCCTGAAAGCAAAAAAACTTGCAGAAAAGGCCATAGAAGAAAACCATGAACTTATTGCAGTTCGTGAGGAACTGAAATCTACGCAGCAAAAATTAGAGCTCCAGTTTCGTAAGCTGTCCCAAAAAAATTCCCAGCAGGTTGAATTAAATAAAGTCCTGTCACATGATTTAAAGGAGCCTTTGCGGAAAATAAAATTATTCGCCAGCGTATTGTCTGACCAAGAATCAGCATTAAGCATGAAAGGAGCCCGCATAATTGAAAAAATCAATTCCTTTGCGGTTAAGGTGAGTTTTTTACTCGAAAACCTGGAACAATATAATTCTTTAGATAACAAAAAGCTGCAGTACGTCCCTATCAGACTTTCTGAAGTGTTTAAAATGACAGCATATCGATTTGAAAACATTTTTCCGCAAGTAAAGATTATCATGAAAGATCTGACAGCATTGAAAAATGATTTTTCTTTCCAGTGTGACCGCAGCTTATTGATAAATCTTATAAGTGAGATAATTAACTATTCCATAACCAATAAAAACATAGAGGAGCTGGATTTATTTGAGGTTACATTTACGGCAGATGTTATCCGCACAAATCTTTTTATCGAAACTAAAAATAAGTACCAGTTCGAAGACTGCATGCGTTTTGTAATTTCGGATAATGGCAGTTTTTTTGTGCAGTCCTCTAACCCCTTCCACCTATTTGACAGATCGCACTCAAACGGTGATATATTAAATATCAGCCTGGCTTATTCACAAAAGATTGTCCAGCTTTTAAATGGCCAGATTACATTAACTTCGGACCAGGAGAATGGAACAGTCTTTACAATTGTAATTCCAATAAATATATAACTTGTGATCCATAGATTAGTAGTGATAAAAAAACTGGGCAAATTAATTTTAGCAGTTTATCTGCAGCAAAAAGCACTCCTTTCTACAAATACACTTTATTAATCCTTATTTGAATACTACTGATCTCAAAGCCCATCTGTCCAAGAAAAAACATCATCATTCTATTATGCAGCAGTAAAAAGGATGGTTTATTTTTCTTAAACAGCATATCGCTTTGCATGAAATGCTTTTTGATTATCTAATAGAATGATATAAGTATTATTGGTGCCTGTTATTTATTTCGTTTATTATTAAATTTCATCGCTTCTGATTCGATTTCCTGTATTGTTTTCTTTTTCCCTTTAGAAATCCATTCTAAAAGCTCTTCTTCAAAAAAATACAGCTTTTTACCATATTTATAGCACGGAATTCTTCTCTGCCTTACAAGAGCATAAATTGTCGGCTTTGCTTTTCCTATCAGCCGGCTTGCTTCTTCGATGCCGATAGGAATGCTTTTTTCTTTAGATTCATATACCTGCACATTCTGAATCAGAAGTTTGATCTCGGCAATTTCTTTCACTAAGTGCGCTACTGCTTTGGGAAGGTTCTCAAAAGAGATTTCGTTTGTATCCATAGCTTTCGTTTTTAAAAGTTATGGTGCAAATGAAAAAAGTGTTTCTGCTGTGTCGTTCTTCCCAGCAGAAACACCTGAAAAACACAGTGCTTTCAAACTATTGGTATTTAAAAATCTGCAAGATCTTCCATAATCTTTATAATACCTTTATGTTCATCATCTTTCAGATGCGTTTTAATGCTGTTCTGTTCGACATCTTTTAGAGCTTCAGCAAAAGTCAGCTTTAGAAATTCCGCGGCTCTGTCCTGTCTGGTGGCTTTAAAGCAATTCCAGATATTCCAGCCAAAATGATACAGATCCAGATTGGACAGATCTTTTACTTTTACCGGTTTAATCTTTTCAAAATTTATGCCTTCAGCATATATAATTATGTTGCTGCCCAATTGCTCCAGATCATCATCCGACATGTACAGCGCAAACTCCTGCTGCGTATAACGGATGGCTGTATCAATTCTGGCCTGTTTTTGATTTCTGGCTACATTTTGCCGCTCCTTCCTTATCTGCTCAATATCAATGGCTGCATTATTATTTTCAGGAATTTCGGGCTTGATTAAAGCATCCTGCCGTTCCTCTTCTATTTTTACATAGTCCTTACTTGCAATGCGGCTTTCAGGCGATTCATTTTTTTCTGCCTTCAAAAAACGATTAACCAATCTCTCAGCCAAACCATTTAGAAATAAACTTAGAATTGCAAACATTAAAACTCCAAATCCAGTGCTGATCCAAAAGAAAACGCCGGCCGTATATTCATCCGCACCTTTTTCCAAAAGCACCAGTCT from Flavobacterium sp. YJ01 carries:
- a CDS encoding DoxX family membrane protein: MKTQVILWVLRLTASVILLQTLYFKFTGAPESIYIFSTLGIEPYGRLGSGIAELIFAILILIPKTTWLGALGGIGVMTGAVFSHLFVLGIEVKNDGGLLFTLALITFLCCLGLLYLNKNKIINFLKTK
- a CDS encoding YHS domain-containing (seleno)protein → MKKLALLLLILISGSSFAQNDAKRISQYNLENKAGIQGYDPVGYFNQGKAVKGKKEISVSYQGVTYNFSSAENKNAFLKNPLKYEPQYGGWCAYAMGSTGEKVEINPETFKIVDGRLYLFYNAYFNNTLKSWNKDQDNLKGKADTNWKKIYKN
- a CDS encoding peroxiredoxin-like family protein — its product is MKKILLIFLAALTSAAHAQKPVPKSAMDIAPLLIGEKIPNATLKTPENVEVNILDILKKKKTVLVFYRGGWCPYCNIHLQSLAGAEEQIIDLGYQIIAVSPDSPENLKTTEEKDKVKYSLLSDSNMELIKAVGIDYQAPENYKEAINVHSNGINNSLLPVPSVFVVNTDADILFEYIAPDFKQRISTELLVSVLKNLK
- a CDS encoding Crp/Fnr family transcriptional regulator, with the translated sequence MYEELKYWYLRDHKLFRTLSYSQIKQLCIITGFKKAAKGEIIYFSSSDVPRIFLLKKGNIKIVAIDDDGNETIKDIIQKGDLFGELTLETDAKEQEYAKVLSDDVVICSFLMADFEDLLLRNPTLAISYTKFVGLKMKRVKNSYANLISKDAKTRMYQFLKDWAEKEGVRNGNTVAIENYLTQNDIAQIICTSRQTAAQLLNEMEINQLLSYNRKEIIIPDISKL
- a CDS encoding helix-turn-helix domain-containing protein, which codes for MANMFGRLTKEEKEECLVRIEFITNSKKLFLNKDFCLAQLSEETGITGHKISYLINAEFGVNFNDYINLKRIQYLLENLNDPVFKNLSIEKMSLICGFGSRANCFRALRKHKGKSLKHFKIGSHLS
- a CDS encoding transporter; translated protein: MKLKIFNREAKGARDYAASLVMLFAGCIAGAAQETEENKEPQSGATSVKLSQEVMNPTTLAWQLQLEEYAIFKTEGQDGFAQNFRFRGIIPLKEGFLIKVPQLIRVITFLNTAPDGKTGLGDLTLNQFFLLTKKDWGEFGAGWNIQIPTRTDDQLGSPQWSIGPAFTVTFTDLGKWQMYWIWENFFSISGNGKYGSSAYAVLQPNVFYTWPNGIYAGIEPEWQIDYKTGKVAIPMDFRVGYIWSGKLKYNAYIEPEVMAFRSDGYPRNSANFGVRLGFRWYLPM
- a CDS encoding HAD family hydrolase, producing MKKTIKHPRFKLAFFLLLMALASGCKKETAKDQNKDVPAQEISSENNSPLSSWNDTKVKQDIIAYVKDVTNNESPNFIPVKDRIATFDNDGTLWAEQPFYFQLFFALYQIKALAPKHPEWKNKQPFKAVLENNMAELMKQGKAGLLQIVAVSHAGMSTDEFEASVSKWIGTAQHPTKKKLYKDLIYQPMLELVQYLQANQFKVFIVSGGGIDFMRAWAEDVYGIPKDQIVGSTLQAKYEYNNGKPVITKLPALDFNDDKEGKPVAIEKYIGKKPVFAAGNSDGDLQMLQWAASNKYKNFELYVHHTDSIREWAYDRKSPVGTLNKGLDEGKAKNWAFADMKMDWKVIFPDN
- a CDS encoding arylsulfatase; translation: MKKKALSIVLTSLLLLLFINVEAQSKKKPNIIMLISDDTGWGDLGVYGGGESRGMPTPNLDKMAKEGMQFWEFYGQPSCTPGRAAMITGRIPNRSGMTTVAFQGQGGGLPAGEWTLASVLKKANYKTYFSGKWHLGEADYAMPTAHGFDKMQNVVLYHLNAYTYAFQSWNPDMTPEMLAFFKKVTTGVLEGEAGGKVREVSKVTEENIAELDMMKTDNVLKQLDSYAAAKDPFFMCVNFAKNHQPNLPSKKFKGKSPGASKYADCVMEMDYNVGRVMDEIKKLGIAENTIVIYTVDNGAWQDVHPDAGYTPFRGSKGTDREGGSRVPAIAWWPGQIEAGKQNHNIVGGLDLMATFASLAGVELPKNDREGKPMVFDSYDMSNVLFQKGKPLRNNWFYFTESELSPGAVRVSHFKAVYNTRGDNGAQAGSDAPGQQLGWRGDETYIATVPAIYDLWQDPQERYDLFMNSFTEKTWTLPVFNKAIQDLMKTYIQYPPRPMQGEVYLGNETITRFRNIQEAKKLMEEKGMKLPEDVKY
- a CDS encoding alpha/beta hydrolase, which codes for MGDIALRNNVKIFGQGNDALLFAHGFGCDQNMWRLITPAFSQNYRIIVFDYVGCGKSEASAYNIERYSTLDGYAQDLIEICEELNLKNITFVGHSVSAMIGAVALIKKTALFSSMVWIGPSPCYVNDDIYTGGFDKKDLDDLLDIMENNYLGWAGFLAPAIMKNGDRPELASELEESFCATDTFITKRFAKVTFFSDNRNDLSKIKIPVLIMQCADDIIAPESVGDYISAKVANSKIVRMKATGHCPHLSHPKETIQIIQDFLAENNYSNA
- a CDS encoding ATP-binding protein produces the protein MPSSSGQFKDNFPCYQFSFSNNGLITAINDYFLKDLGYEVSEIKYKMRIEDLLTAGGRIYLQTHFYPLIKMQRAANEVYLSFVTSDQRQLPVLFNMALAGNNDTYTVYCAGMQISKRNLHEKELLKAKKLAEKAIEENHELIAVREELKSTQQKLELQFRKLSQKNSQQVELNKVLSHDLKEPLRKIKLFASVLSDQESALSMKGARIIEKINSFAVKVSFLLENLEQYNSLDNKKLQYVPIRLSEVFKMTAYRFENIFPQVKIIMKDLTALKNDFSFQCDRSLLINLISEIINYSITNKNIEELDLFEVTFTADVIRTNLFIETKNKYQFEDCMRFVISDNGSFFVQSSNPFHLFDRSHSNGDILNISLAYSQKIVQLLNGQITLTSDQENGTVFTIVIPINI
- a CDS encoding helix-turn-helix domain-containing protein: MDTNEISFENLPKAVAHLVKEIAEIKLLIQNVQVYESKEKSIPIGIEEASRLIGKAKPTIYALVRQRRIPCYKYGKKLYFFEEELLEWISKGKKKTIQEIESEAMKFNNKRNK